The genomic segment GCAACTGATCGGCGGCAGCAATAAGTGAAGAAAGTACTTTATGCAGAGAAGATCATACGAGCTGGAGCAATTTCTGGTGGAGAAGCGAATCGATTTGGGCGGCTCGGCTCAGGGACTTTAGTAGTGTAAGCACGTGAGATTCACATGAGTTGACTACAACGATTCGGCCGTTATCTCTGGGGTGGATCTATAACTTCTAAAGATAGTTCTTTAACATCGAGGATTCCCTCGACCGcaaacaaaaaaatttgcCGTTCCCGGGAATCGAACCTGGGTCTGCTCGGCCACAACGAGCTGTACTAACCACTATACTAGAACGGCTGTGCAATCACGGATGACATGGGCTCTGAGTTGATTTTATATAGGTCTTTTCGCTGATTCAATATATTCTCTTTAGAGAGGACTCTAATGCTCTTCTAATCATTCTCTAGTCATTTTCGAGTCCTTTCCATAATCAACAAATAACAATTGCAATTTAGTTGTCCGACCACCACTCACAATTTGTGCTTGTGCCTCATCTATACgcattttttcatttgttTTATCAGTTAACTAGCTCTTATGTACAGCTAACTGCGAGATCAACAAGAAACCCGCCTAGTGGTTAAAGGCAATTACCGGAGAGAAATAAGGGTATATAAGGGCACAAGTAGTGACAGTTAGTTCGCCAATCGAGTATGCCACATCTTATAATGATGTAAACAACTGGGTTACTTCAAATCTAAACCAATACCAATGCCACTTTCTTCCGCTGATACCGTCAAATTAGAACAAGAATATTCTGCTCACAACTACCATCCCTTACCAGTTGTATTCCATAAGGCTCAAGGAGCGCACGTTTGGGATCCTGAAGGCAAGGAATatttagattttttatCAGCATACTCGGCTGTCAATCAAGGTCACTGTCATCCTAAAATTGTAGAAGCACTTATCGATCAGGCTCAGAAGTTAACATTATCGTCAAGAGCTTTCTCTAGTGATGTATTTGCGGAGTTTGCTCAATACgtaaccaaattttttggCTATGAAATGGTTTTGCCAATGAATACCGGTGCAGAAGCTGTTGAATCAGCACTTAAGTTAGCCCGTAGATGGGGGTATGAGAAAAAGGGAATTCCATCAGATGAGGCTATTATCCTTGGTGCAGAAGGTAATTTCCACGGTCGTACATTTGGTGCAATTTCGTTGTCAacagatgaagaggattcacgcaaaaattttggacCATTTTTAGAAAACACTTCTGCTCATTGTCCAACGACTCATAAACCAATTCGTTATGGTGTTGCAGAGGATTTAGAAGACATCCTCAAAGTGAAGGGTGACAAAGTTGCTGCGATTATTCTGGAACCAATTCAAGGTGAAGCTGGAATTGTCGTACCACCAAAGGATTATTTGGTGAAAGTGCAAGCCATGTGTAAAAAATACAACGTTTTATTCATTTGCGATGAAATTCAAACAGGTATTGGACGTACTGGTAAATTGCTTTGCTTTGAGCATTCGGGTGTTAAGCCTGACGTTGTTCTATTAGGTAAGGCAATTTCTGGTGGTATGTTACCAGTGTCCTGTGTTTTATCTTCAAAGGAAATTTTGTTAACTTTAACCCCCGGCTCTCACGGTTCCACTTATGGTGGTAACCCATTAGCATCTCGTGTAGCCATTGCAGCTTTGGATGttgttaaaaatgaaaatctGGTGCAAAGAGCCCACGATTTGGGTCTATTCCTACAAAACGAATTGCTAAAACTACAGAAGGAATCGAAAGGTGCTATTGCCGAAGTCCGTGGTGTAGGTCTTTTGACTGCTATTGTGATCGATCCAACAAAGGCCAATGGTCGTACAGCGTGGGATCTCTGTCTGTTAATGAAAGATCAAGGTGTATTGGCCAAGCCAACTCACGAGCACATCATTAGATTGGCACCACCTCTGGTGATCTCCGAAGAGGATCTACGTAAAGGCGTTGATGCTATAAGGGAAAGTCTTATTAAATTACCCACCGCACCAATCTCCAGTCATTAGTTTATGTAAAATAGCATAGTCAAAAAGCATATTATCTTTCTAACCGCCATGGGTATGTATATCACGCGTATATCATGTGTCTTTCACAATCGAAAGAAATCGAAATCTTCCTGCATGgaggaaaaatttaaaggaaaaaaaacGAACCTTAAGGCTAACTCAGGAAGTTTAACATCTAGCGCAAAAAAGCAGTCAAAAAGAAAGGTCTTGTAAACGAGGAAGTAGCTTTAAATCCTGATCTTTCAACGTCTTCATTTAAACTTCTTTGAATAAATCAGCCTAATTGAAATCTCTAAGTGATAGGCTCTATTGTATATCGTTCGTCTTTTCACTTATTTATTGTCATTTTTATTGTCATCTGAAATATAAAAGGCGTCAAGATTAGCTTAAAGCATAAGTTTAATCATTCGATAAAGAAAATAGGGAGACAGTGAAAAGATTGCAAAAGATCTTCAGCTTGATATAGGGTACCATATTATGTCGAAGAGTTTCTGCTGAAGAAAACAGAAGATCATATTTTAATGAATATTGGAAACCACACAAGAATACAACCGCTACGCGGATCGACAACCGTACCAAGTTTTGTCCCTAATAGACAGAGTTCATCTGAAAGACAATCGGTTGCAAATCAACATGGTGGTGGAGGTGCATCACCAACATCACAGGGTTGGTTTTTTGAtaatattttgaatgcaACTTGGGTAATAAGTTATTTTCTAATTGGATCGACCAGATATTTTACCAGATGGTCTTTTTATGTGATTACGGTTTGTCTCTTAAGATTGCCCAAATGgttctttctttccacAAATCAGTTCCACTTGACCATTTCTTTCCCAACCTTCTTGATTTTGTCAATGATCACTACTTATCTGATCTACTGTTTGATGAAAGAACAGGTCTTGTCGCAATACAAGACTTTATCATCAGATGATTTAGATTCAGATGATGGAGAGACAATTCACAAGTCATCGAGTGTTACTAGtattaaagatgaaaaacctgaaaaatttaaccCTAGGGATCAGTTACGCTATGGTAAACATgataaggatgaagaatcaCTTGCCTCGTcatatttggatcaatttttAAGTGCGattagaatatttggataCTTGGAAAAGCCTGTGTTCCATGATTTGACTAAAAACATGAAGACTCAAAAACTAGATGAGGGTGAAATACTTTTATTGGATAATTCTGTTGGATTTTCCATTGTTGTAGAAGGAACCTTACAGATTTATCATAAAGTGgaacaagaaaaggaaTTTGTCGATTCTAACGATAATTACGCAACGAGAGAAAATGATACTGAATCTTTGTCAGGTGAAGACCACGAGTTTACCGCCGAGTCTGACGCAGATTTAGCTGACAGTGAAGCTGAtgaaaattctttgaattttatcgaattgaaaaatggacttggtaaatttcaattgcttAATAGCGTTAAACAGGGGAACCCAGTATCCTCCCTAGTGAACATTTTGAACCTTTTCACGTCTGCTAATAAGGCGGGTGATTTATGGGGTGGTAAAACTAGTAATGACGACAATAACAAGGCAATCCATTTTAATTCACCATTTAAATATGAAAATAATTGGATCAACCATgaatcaagaaattcaagTACATCAACTACACCGCCCCCTGGTTTGAACAAAGGTCATActtctgatgatgaagctgaGTTAATGCGAACTTATTCCGAGACTGATTCTATGCCACAGAACCTTATGCCTAAAGTAATTGCATGTGCATCTACCGACTGTACCATTGCCATTATCCCACCACAGGCATTTGCAAAATTAACTGCTAAATATCCACGCTCTGCGTCTCATATCATTCAAATGATTTTGACTAGACTTTACAGAGTCACTTTCCAGACGGCTCACGATTACTTGGGGCTAACAAGAGAAATTATGGATATGGAAGTTTTGTTAAACAATTCTGTCAGCTATGAAATACCattttatttgaaagaaactGTGATTAGGAAGTTAAAGAATGAGAGGAAAAGAGACGACTTTGCTTCTAAAACACGTATAGAAGATCAAAAGAAGGATAAAAAGGCTCAAAATATAGATGCGACAAATGCTAATGCTCAGAGAGAAAAGGTAACACATTTGAAACCTCATCCATCTCATTACAATCCCGCAAATACAAATCTGAGAGGTTCTAGACATGTTGTGTTAGATTCTAGAGATCATTTGAATCCTGGTGACTTATTATCCAGTGTTCCGCTGTTGAGAAAGGAATCCATGAATCCAGCCTCTTCAGCTACTCAGGATTCTGTTTCTATTGCCGCTCCTTCACCTCCCGATTCTATCCCTTCATCTCAAATAGGACCTTCTTCAAActcttctaaatcttcttcgAAGATTATTCAAAAACCATGTCATTCTTCGACTGTTTTGACGGATTCTGGTTCCCATCGTCATTCTAGACATGAGCCAGGTTCATCTCACTCTAATTTAAACGTCGATGTGGATGATGACATCAAGAATAGATCTTTCTCTGCAGTTGAAGAGGAAACTGAAGAATCCGCAGTTAAGATGGCGCTTGTGGAAGCTATGTTCGCCTATTTGGGTATAAGTAAGGATAACATGAGATTACCTTCAGTAGCCACTTCCAACAATGTAAGTGATGATTTTGGTGGATTGCATAAATCAAGTGGTTTGACTCCAAATACTTCATCCAGTCTTTCACTATCATCCTATGCTGCAGCTTCTAATTccggtggtggtggtacttCATATACATCAGTCCTCAGAATTTTACCCAGTGATTATGCAAAGACTTCTAAAAAGACTAAACCtagaaaaaaatcagagtataaggaagaaatttcacctAAATTGACTTTCGAATCTGCTAAGGATG from the Zygosaccharomyces rouxii strain CBS732 chromosome B complete sequence genome contains:
- the CAR2 gene encoding ornithine-oxo-acid transaminase (highly similar to uniprot|P07991 Saccharomyces cerevisiae YLR438W CAR2 L-ornithine transaminase (OTAse) catalyzes the second step of arginine degradation expression is dually-regulated by allophanate induction and a specific arginine induction process not nitrogen catabolite repression sensitive), whose amino-acid sequence is MPLSSADTVKLEQEYSAHNYHPLPVVFHKAQGAHVWDPEGKEYLDFLSAYSAVNQGHCHPKIVEALIDQAQKLTLSSRAFSSDVFAEFAQYVTKFFGYEMVLPMNTGAEAVESALKLARRWGYEKKGIPSDEAIILGAEGNFHGRTFGAISLSTDEEDSRKNFGPFLENTSAHCPTTHKPIRYGVAEDLEDILKVKGDKVAAIILEPIQGEAGIVVPPKDYLVKVQAMCKKYNVLFICDEIQTGIGRTGKLLCFEHSGVKPDVVLLGKAISGGMLPVSCVLSSKEILLTLTPGSHGSTYGGNPLASRVAIAALDVVKNENLVQRAHDLGLFLQNELLKLQKESKGAIAEVRGVGLLTAIVIDPTKANGRTAWDLCLLMKDQGVLAKPTHEHIIRLAPPLVISEEDLRKGVDAIRESLIKLPTAPISSH